Proteins encoded by one window of Octopus bimaculoides isolate UCB-OBI-ISO-001 chromosome 4, ASM119413v2, whole genome shotgun sequence:
- the LOC106872696 gene encoding uncharacterized protein LOC106872696, with protein MRAQHFNDPLAEEFSHQLLQIRNGTLPLNNTLQQHVLQCGHMVPTLTELKEKVFSTSQDNFKNIAWFAERAILALQNESIDKVNHELLHILPGDASMFVSIDTTIDEHTAVEYAVEFLYTLQPTGLPLHKLFLKKGALIMLLRNLDPPRLYNGTRLIITTMTSHVLEATIIAGCH; from the coding sequence ATGCGAGCTCAACACTTCAACGACCCTTTAGCTGAGGaattctctcatcaacttctacaAATTAGAAATGGCACCTTACCATTGAATAACACCCTGCAGCAGCATGTCCTGCAATGTGGCCACATGGTGCCTACATTGACCGAGCTTAAAGAAAAGGTATTTTCCACATCACAAGACAACTTCAAAAACATAGCATGGTTTGCAGAGAGAGCAATTTTAGCACTTCAGAATGAAAGCATTGATAAAGTAAACCATGAACTCCTCCACATTCTACCTGGAGATGCTTCAATGTTTGTCTCCATTGATACTACCATCGACGAACATACCGCTGTTGAGTATGCAGTTGAATTTCTCTACACCCTACAACCCACAGGACTGCCACTGCATAAGTTGTTCCTAAAGAAAGGTGCACTTATCATGCTCTTGAGGAATTTGGATCCACCGCGACTATACAATGGTACAAGATTGATTATAACTACAATGACAAGTCATGTCCTAGAAGCAACCATTATTGCTGGCTGCCATTGA